The following coding sequences are from one Chelonoidis abingdonii isolate Lonesome George chromosome 4, CheloAbing_2.0, whole genome shotgun sequence window:
- the SMPD2 gene encoding sphingomyelin phosphodiesterase 2 translates to MDTDPPLQLRVFNLNCWAIRYLSKLRQERIGLIGDTLSQEGFDLALLQEVWSERDYCELKQKLTACYPYSHYFKSGVIGSGLCVFSRYPILDTFLYQYSLNGYPYMLQHGDWFCGKAVGLLVIKICGIIFHVYVTHLHAEYCRDKDAYLPHRVVQAWELAQFIQHTSKGADVVLLGGDLNMHPGDVGIRLLRGWTGLRDSFPDTERFEGCEDGCTLVPANCFINKEELQPFPLGIRIDYILYKGLSHFAVRCDSLVTTTGTAPGKSIPYSDHEAIMATLCVKPREAAKGSSSSAIEPELVDVVNEARTEVRVGLHTAERQRYSNGRMAILALLLLFLQAAMGLSSLMGWDSPQPFPKFSFSLLSLLATVVLLLSMVLYVFHTIEVKMLQGTEEQMRLVLQDKLSSM, encoded by the exons ATGGACACGGATCCACCACTGCAGCTGCGCGTCTTCAACCTCAATTGCTG GGCGATTCGCTACTTGAGCAAGCTGCGGCAGGAGCGCATTGGGCTGATTGGCGACACGCTTAGCCAGGAGGGGTTCGACCTGGCACTCTTACAGGAG gTGTGGAGCGAGAGGGACTATTGTGAGCTGAAACAGAAGCTGACTGCCTGCTACCCCTACTCCCACTACTTCAAAAG TGGGGTGATTGGCAGTGGGCTCTGCGTGTTCTCCAGATATCCAATCCTGGACACCTTCCTGTACCAGTACTCCCTGAACGGCTACCCCTACATG CTCCAGCACGGGGACTGGTTCTGCGGCAAGGCCGTGGGGCTCCTCGTCATCAAGATCTGTGGGATTATCTTCCACGTGTATGTGACCCAT ctccatgCGGAGTACTGCCGGGACAAGGACGCTTACCTCCCCCATCGAGTGGTGCAGGCCTGGGAGCTGGCTCAGTTCATACA gCACACCTCGAAGGGAGCAGACGTGGTGCTGCTCGGTGGGGATTTGAACATGCACCCTGGGGACGTGGGGATCCGGCTGCTACGAGGCTGGACAGGGCTGCGGGACTCCTTCCCCGACACAGAGAGGTTCGAG GGCTGTGAGGACGGTTGCACCCTGGTCCCAGCCAACTGTTTCATCAACAAGGAGGAGCTGCAGCCCTTCCCACTGGGAATCCGCATCGACTACATTCTCTACAAG GGACTGTCTCACTTTGCGGTGAGGTGTGACAGCCTCGTGACCACCACGGGCACCGCCCCCGGCAAGAGCATTCCCTACTCGGACCACGAAGCCATCATGGCTACGCTGTGCGTGAAGCCACGAGAGGCGGCCAAGGGCTCGAGCAGCAGCGCAATCG AGCCGGAGCTGGTGGACGTGGTGAATGAGGCCCGGACAGAGGTGCGGGTGGGGCTGCACACCGCCGAGCGCCAGCGCTACTCCAATGGCCGCATGGCCatcctggccctgctcctgctgttcCTGCAGGCGGCCATGGGCCTGAGctccctgatgggctgggactccccccagcccttccccaagtTCTCCTTCTCCCTGCTGAGTTTGCTGGCCACGGTGGTGCTGCTGCTCTCGATGGTGCTGTACGTATTTCACACCATCGAGGTGAAGATGCTGCAGGGGACGGAGGAGCAGATGAGACTGGTGCTCCAGGACAAGCTCAGCTCCATGTAG